The Oncorhynchus mykiss isolate Arlee chromosome 10, USDA_OmykA_1.1, whole genome shotgun sequence nucleotide sequence CAAGTACATGCAACACAGAGACTTAGAAACTTGGAAAGACAATAATTTAAAATAGTGTATTATCGATACAATGATAGAGCCtatgattcacacacacacacacacggtaggtagcctagtggttagaggaggcaggtagcctggtggttaaaggaggcaggtagtctagtggttagaggaggcaggtagcctagtggttagaggaggcaggtagcctggtggttagaggaggcaggtagcctggtggttagaggaggcaggtagcctagtggttagaggaggcaggtagcctagtggttagaggaggcaggtagcctagtggttagaggaggcaggtagcctagtggttagaggaggcaggtagcctagtggttagagcgttggactagtaacccgaaaggttgcacAATTGAATCCCcgtagctgacaaggtacaaatctgtcattccgcccctgaacaaggcagttaaacccactgttcctaggcagtcattgaaaataagaatttgttcttaattgactttcctagttaaataatggtaaaaaaaaacactcagtctctctctctctaaaatggTATAACTGTCTTCattttgccggaccccaggaagagtagctgctgccttggggatccataatgaatagAAATATCACTCTCAGTCCAGAGGTACGGGGCACAAGGACAGACACACCAGGTTAGCGGCGTAGAAACATATCTGCATCAGcaccacacagtctcctctgttcAAATATATAGACGACGGGCCGATGTAGGCCAGGTCATAGTTCACCAGAGTCAAAGGACGCCCGCAGTGCTTGTCGCTCAGGGCAACCAGGGCCCGCGCCATGCTGTACTTGGCGCCGCAGCTGAAGGCCGTCACCGACCTCACAGTGGAGAAGTGCATCAGGAAACACGGGTCGTCCtacaggagggggggagagaggtgaggtcATCAAAGGGGGAcgagaggggggggagaagagaggtcaTCAAAGGGGGACGAGAggggggggaagaagagaggtgaGGTCATCAAAGGGGGacgagaggggggggagagaagagaggtgaggtCATCAAAGGGGGACGAGAGGGGGGGGAAGTAGAGAGGTGAGGTCATCAAAGGGGGACGAGAAGAAGAATCCGACAGAGAGGGTGTGTTGTAATGGAACACCTGCTCGCCTTGCAGTGAGGACAGAATCACGGTGGCCCCTAGAGTCAACACTTAAATGTAAACAATGATGATATGTCAAAATCTGAGAATGATGATGTGTTCCTTACCACGTCGGGATCCCGCCCGTCCAGCAGGGTGAGGTCCTGGAGGAGCCAGACTTCTGTCCTCAGGTAGGAGTCCTCCAAGCAGGAACTCAGGCAAAACTGAGACTTGAGCTTCTTTTTAGATTCGGAATTCTGGGAATTCAGCAACTTGTTTGATCCAGAATAGAGTGATTTCTGAGATCTCACCACACACAGCTGCACCTCTTTGGTCTTGGTCACTGTGGACCAGAGGACAGCGATTATGTTTCGGGAAAGGAAAAGTCAAGCAGTTTTTTCTCAAACAAAACCAAAGTCGTTTTTTTTCCTCCCCCCAATAGGGGATAAAATGCATTGTTCCAAACGGGATGTCGTTTTCCCGAGGACAACGGATGTTATGCAGCAACGGAAATTCAATTAGAGAGAAGAAGTAACACTCCTTCATTTGGTGACGTTCACGGACTGAATCCACAGACAAACTATTCAAGCCTATTTTGACATATTTTACATAGCAGATGTAGTGTGTTATATGACGTTCACGGACTGAATCCACAGACAAACTATTCAAGCCTATTTTGACATATTTTACATAGCAGATGTAGTGTGTTATATGACCCTTTTAGTATCCTCATCAACAAgacttcaatcaatcaatccatcaaTCATTAAAAAGAACAAGTCGACCTAAAAAACAGATTGCACAGAAACATCGTCATCTCTGCGTCAGAGACCAAAGGAAAGTAAGAACGGAGAAAACAG carries:
- the LOC118936936 gene encoding exocyst complex component 1-like — translated: MSSLLRKEMQRMLFRPEGQKLQKFIEIHEATSGRHFLCVYVTKTKEVQLCVVRSQKSLYSGSNKLLNSQNSESKKKLKSQFCLSSCLEDSYLRTEVWLLQDLTLLDGRDPDVDDPCFLMHFSTVRSVTAFSCGAKYSMARALVALSDKHCGRPLTLVNYDLAYIGPSSIYLNRGDCVVLMQICFYAANLVCLSLCPVPLD